ACAGGAAACCATCGTGGTTTCCTTGATTACCGCGCCTTATTTGGCAGGAGCTTCCTCTTCAAGGTCAGCTTCTGCGCTGAAAACAATATCAACACACTTACCTACCATGAAACCTCCATCTTCGATGCCCAGGTTCCATGCCATGCCGAAGTCTTCCCGTTGAATACAGGTAGTGGCGTCAATGCCGTAAGTTGTATAGGTCTTATCATCGTCTATAAAACGTGATGGTCCCAGATAAGTAACATCAAAAATCACCTGCCTGGTAATCCCATGGATTGTAAGATCTCCAGTGACTTTTAGGAGGTTCATCCCCACAACCTCTGTAGTTGTGCTTTTAAAATACATGAAGGGAAATTTCTCAACGTCAAAGAAATCAGTACTCCGCAAGTGGTTGTCTCTCCGGTCAACTCCGGTATAGATGCTGGCAACGTCTACTTCAACTTCCACTGACGTAGAGGCTGGTTCAACCGGGTCAAAAAGGATTGTCCCTCTGACCTTGGTAAAAAGGCCATGAACAATTGTCACCATCATGTGGTGGACAGAAAAGCTCGCAGACACATGATCAGGATCTATTTTCCACTTTGTCATGTTTGGCTCCTTTGATGAATTTTATAAGATTGCCTGATAAATATAGGTATTACTATCGCATTAAAAGACCTTTGCACGGTAATTTACCCTGAAATAGCTTGTAACTATATGATATATATGGTATATTGATGATTATCCCACTCCAAGGAGTCATCCTCATGACAGATAAATTCACCACGCCGAGCTTTGCTGATTATTTCGTCGA
This genomic window from Pseudomonadota bacterium contains:
- a CDS encoding YceI family protein, whose translation is MTKWKIDPDHVSASFSVHHMMVTIVHGLFTKVRGTILFDPVEPASTSVEVEVDVASIYTGVDRRDNHLRSTDFFDVEKFPFMYFKSTTTEVVGMNLLKVTGDLTIHGITRQVIFDVTYLGPSRFIDDDKTYTTYGIDATTCIQREDFGMAWNLGIEDGGFMVGKCVDIVFSAEADLEEEAPAK